Below is a window of Vespa crabro chromosome 20, iyVesCrab1.2, whole genome shotgun sequence DNA.
gaagaaaatatttggtTACCTAAACTTGGGATTAAGGGAAAAGTTGATATAACGGTCGAAGTCAAAATTAATTCCCAGAAAAAAGTGATGcctattgaaataaaaacaggaagaccatctttctctctagaaCATAGAGGTcaagttattttatatattatgatgaTGGCTCTTACTGGACAAAACACAGACAGTGgattgttattatatcttaggtattaaataaatatataaaaattatagaagaatgttcaaatataattaatttaattatattagaattgataatgaaaaataataatttaatatttattcgatgTACAGAGATAACAATATACGTGAAATTAATTGTGGTCGTGCTGAAAAAagagatttaattttattaagaaatactCTAGCTGATTATTTcactaaaacaaaaaatatgatcTTTCCATCTGACTTAAAGGATGAATTGAAAACAATGCCATTGCCAGAgcctataaattattataatagttgtcTTAAATGtccttataaaaatttatgctGTGCATATTTGAAAAAGGACGATACCTTACAATTGCCCGATTCTCATGGATTAGTTAAACTcagtaaagaaattttaaatgaatttgaaaataatcatatagattttattttaaaatgggTATCTCTTTTACAAATGGAAGAGAGCATACGAACCGaacaatatattatgaaaGACATATGGACTCTAAAACCAGAGAAAAGGTAAATATCTTGATTATGatgtatattataacataaatggattttaaaaacttattatttatttgtagagaaatgaaaggaaaatgtaTTAGCAATTTAAAAGTAATTGGAAAAGTTACCGAACAATATGACAAATATAAGCATTTATTTGTACGCACAAATGGACAAGCtataagtattaaaaatatttgcacAGAATTTGTACAAAATGAATACATTATTGTAAGTACGGATAcacgaataaatatatcatctggttttataatacagataaagaaagattcaATTACTGTTCTTTTAAATAAGTAtgtattaatcattataatatttatgatatattgtgatacgtcaaaaaaaaaagaaaaatcttttacatctaatcatttaatattttcagtgATATTACAAAACGTAATGCAATTGGAAACTTTCATATCGATAAATATGCCAACACAAATTTATCATCAACCTTATTTGCAAATATTGGAggtttattatatgataatgaaGTATGCAAAAGATTacgaagtattattatagataggtactacttgaaaattaatatattttttctaattaaattatataaatatataatattaatatatcaattttaggAAACCAGCAACATTTCTTGCACAATTACCacgttcaattatatttaaagttGCAACAATATTGCAGCATTTAAATGAAGTTCAACAAAGAGCAATTCTTAAGTGCTTGGCTGCCAATgaatatgttttaataaaaggCATGCCAGGAACAGGAAAAACAGAGACAATTGTAACATTGATAGAAGTCTTATTTAAATTGGGCCtttcaataatagtaacatcgCACACTAATAGCGCAGtagataatattcttttgaaattattacataaaaatattgattttatacgaTTAGGATCATCGTGTGTGATACatccattattaaaaaataaaagtgaagaATATTTAACATCAGATTGTACGTCGCTCGAGGAATTAGAATCAGTATATGCAAATAAGGtacttgtaattttttattggaaaaaaaaatgtaaagatttttatattaatattatatatatatatatatatatatattttagaagaTTGTAGGAGTTACTTGTTTTGGAGCTCATCATGTAGTCTTTGAAAAAAGGACATTCGATGTATGTATCGTCGATGAAAGTACTCAAGTAACGCAACCAACAATTTTAGGTCCATTATACAATGCAAATAAGTTTATTCTGGTAGGAGATCCCAATCAATTACCTCCtgttattaaaaacaaaacagcTAGGTAAAATATATGTAGTTTTATATGATGAATATACATGTaatgtactttttctttcttgtttctttttttattttcttttttttttttttttttttcttttttttcttcttgcagAAATCTCGGTGCAGCACAGTCTCTGTTTGAGAGATTAGATTCAGAAAATAATACTGTTGCATTAACCGTACAATATAGAATGAACAAAAGTATTATGGATTTGATTAATAGATTAACATATAATGGTGAATTAAAGGCAGGCAATGAATCAATAGAAAATGCAACGTTTATATCATCAAATACGAGAgtaattaaatgtttcaaaagttaaatttttttttttttttttttttttaacaaaacatCCCTACATAATGTTCCAGATACCATCGTCGAACGAGAGATGGGTAAGAGCAGTATTATCGCCTGCATTAGATGATTCTGTAATTATATTGGATACGGGTTGTACTCAAGATATGACTATAGATTTTatccataaaaaagaaaatattacgacCGATCAAGTGTGTTCTAATATTTGGGAAGCggctttaattttatatctactTAAGGCTCTATTTcaggtaattttattattattattattaaagtgaattattgctctctctctctttttttttttttttttttttttttaacataatttataatcaatttatctttataatatagATCGGCATATGCTCGGAACAAATTGGTATTATTGCGGCATATAAAGCGCAagttgttttaataaaaaatctgaTAAATTCAGAAATAGAAGTAAATACTGTGGATCAATATCAAGGACGTGATAAgagtattattttctattcatgTGCAAAAAgtatcaaaaagaaatttgacgAATTGCaggtatatctattatatatctattataaataaatgattacgattaattacgattaattattattctaataatttgtttatatataggaTACTGGGATATTAGAAGATCAAAGACGTTTAACCGTAGCTATTACACGCGCAaaacataaattaattattatagcaGATAGAAACACAATAAGCCGATATAAACCATTTATAcaactttttaatatagtCCAAGTAAAGAACATAATCAGTGTCAATGATTCTTCATATGACTTTACTTGGGAATCAATCGTCAAATCATTGAAGAATGATATGTGTTGATAAACAATTGAACGAatggaatattattatatttaataagtaaTCGCATGATTAATATGGAatgttacaaaaataatattaataattttttttttataccatagattatttttatattttaacctGCAAAGAttgtgatataattattaatatttctaataaaatattaacatttttgaCATTTACAATGGACAATAATggagaaagaagacaaaaaaaaaaaagaaaaaaaaaaaaaagaagaagaaagagaaatctcTTCTCACGTTTTTACATATTACGTATAAATAAAgcttcatttaaatatttaaacgcgtagttctttttttttttttctcatttcttttttctcttccgttGAGTATTACATCAAACCATCGAGATAGTTGATTGGTTGTTCTTTCGAtcaggataatatcgatatatcgatgacAGGTATAACAATTGTTTAGCCGCAAACTTCTTAccattgaatatatattgaaatgaaataattcaaggaataagaaacaatgacaattaattttattatattaattgagaagaaaagaaaaaaaaaaaaaaagaactaaggATAAAACCAATTATGCGAATCGAATGATGGAAATCATAAAACGTAAAGTATTAAACGAGAAGTTGTCAGTCGAGATGATGAAAGAATCGAATAATCGAATTGAAAGAAAGTTCGATAATTGATACGTTACTCGATTCGAGATGTTAGTGGCGCGCCAGCCTATGGTGAACTGCATCGCGTTACGGACATGGAAGAGTGGGGATATGTACTAACCAATGCGGGGAGTGAGGTAAAGGAGGGGAGAAGAAGGCGTCTTAGGAGTGGGGAGAGCGAAGAGGAAAGATGATcgcggagagaaagaggtgcgGTGTTGCGTGACTGACTGCGAATCCGAGCGTGTGTGTTTGTTGTGTTGTAAGAGTTTTTTTTACCCCgctttttggaaaaaaaagagaaagaaagaaagaaaaaaaaaaaaaggaaataataataataataataataatattaataatattattaataataataataataaataataaataataataataataataataataataataataataataatagtaataacaacgtaacaagaagaatataatTCATTGGTAAAGAGAAATTACGGTGAGTGtgttttaaagaagaaaaatgacgtCCTACATCCAAGTCGCCGAAGACGAGGGAGAAGAACCTATAGAGCTGCCTACCGAGGACGACAGCACGCTCTTATTGACCACCCTGTCCGCTCAATTTCCCGGGACGTGTGGCCTTAAATATCGCAATCCAGAATCCCGGACGATGCGTGGTGTACGACTCGTTGAGGGACGGCTTCATCCACCTGAAAATGGTTGGGGCAAGGCGATCTATTTCTGTGTATTTCCGAAAGGTGTGTatcagagagagagcaagTGTGGCGTTAGGTGCTTTTAAGATGCCCGAAGCCTTTCCCCCTTGTACGTTTGGTGATGGCGTATATATCGTATCGTATGACCGTAAGACTAGGATCAAAcgcgacaattttttttcttttttttttttttttctttttttaatatacaaatacatatatatatatgtatatgtgcgcgcgctcgcgcgtgtgtgtgtgtatgcatcatacatacatacatcatatatacatacatacatatatacatacataccatgTTTCGACGAGTCTCTGCTGCACGGCTTCGATCGAACATTCCTCGTTGATTCGTGCCATCGTACGTTTTTCGAACTaaattttcacgattttttcattatcttatcCTACCAAGACTTAcctcctttttcgttttctttttctacgcgcttttatacgatttatcaTCGTCTTATCTAGACGCTGTtatatctcttattttcttttctctctctctctctctctctctctctcgctctctctctctctctctttccctctctcttcatttcctttctctctctctctccccccccctctctctctgtctctctccctttctgtctttttttatttttttttctttctttctttcttttttttttttttcacttttaatgaattttttctcgAACTACACATCTTTACATATCGATTCGAAATTATCTAcgccgattttatttttcaaatcaaaCGCGATAATTCGTCTAAGCTAATAAAGCATGACCGGCATTATCGTGTTttacctttttcattttaatttctgtGATATTAAACttactttatattaattatgatatatatatatatatatatatatatatatatatatatatatttatatttatatgtatatatatacgtcgttatgtatcattaaataatattctctaagctatgtaataaagatatatcatcgttctttacattttattgtattacaaATGATATTACTGGTGAATGGATAAAAtgcgaataatattttatgaagaTAAAGATTTGATGATCtcagaggagagagaaaaaaaaaagaaagaaagaaaaaagaagaagaagaagaaatttgtgttctttatcctttcttcttttttcttttttttttttttttttttctaattttaattttaacttttataattaaatattaaaaaggaaagaatagaaaagaattatattcgCATAAAAAATAGCTGGTACTGAAAAGATTACGAACATTTGTACCAGTGTTTCCCAAACTATTAAAAATCTGCTTATTCCTTGACTAACAAATAATTGGTATGTTTTCCATGGTGTTCATCAATATCATAATAGGTACAAATAACATCGAACTTGTAATGTattcttcatattttaataaatttttacagcTTTTAGCTCCTTGATCGTGCATCTGTACATCCTTGGCCATACCTACACTGTACATTCAACAGTTTGGTTAACACTGGTCTATGAGATTGTTAACAAAGCATAGCAATAGAAAACTAACCGATAGAAGTAAATGTTTGTGACATCTTTTCAGAAAACAAGCGTAAATCTGATGACAATTTGGAAAATTCCACAGCTAAGACAAAGAGAATGGAAACAAAGTTGCGTTGTACAGACTTGATCGTACTGGGCTTACCATGGAAAACTACCGAGCAGAACTTGAGGGAATATTTCGAGGCATTCGGTGAAGTTCTAATGGCACAAGTAAgttgtattacttttttttaatccattaattattttattttccttttcctttttttttattattgttttttctttcttttcctttttgtgtgaatttctttattacattatttatattttgatacaAATAGATATgtttcaattgaaattaataataaacgatcatatattatcatcaagatttttttttaatactttacaAAATATGTATTAGGTAAAGAAGGATGCAAAATCTGGTCAGAGCAAAGGATTTGGATTCATACGATTTGGAAGCTATGAATCGCAGTTAAGATGTCTTGCTCAACGACACATGATAGATGGCAGGTGGTGTGATGTCAAGGTTCCGAATAGTAaggtaagaacaataacaaaagataataactcttcttctttttaatatttattagtcatttaaaattatttccttaAACTGCCATAAGAACTGTAAGTGCCCACATAGATACATAATTTGTACAAATGATCCTTAGCcctgtacatatattataatagtatattttgctttgtttcatttaaatattaattatatttcacgtatattttataaagcgTATCTATGGCATTTTGATTACATAAAAGTGTTTTGCCTATGTGAGaagattatcttttttaatgcatgcattttgaaaaattatcattggcatatttaaatatcagaAAATCATAAGACGATattaaaagaagcaaaaataaaatgaaatatatgaattattctctttggacgttttctttttttttttatattattaataataatataaaattttaatattaatttttaaacaaatattcttttaaacaaatatctttatattatatatgtacaggtATAAGAATATGTACAAGTAAATCGCGTCATATgatattttgcaaaaaaaaaattatgaaaaatgaatgccaaaaagtatttcaaaaaaagaaataaaaaaaataacaaaaaaaaaaaagataaaaaagagaaaagaacaaaaaaagaaaagaaaagaaagaaaagaacaaaaaaagaataaaacgaatagaaaaaaaaaaagaaaaaaagaatttatctttctttttaattgctATAGAACAACTTACAGAGGCACAATTTACTTTAGTAGTTCTGAAcaattatgtatacatatatatatatttgtatttgtaatacagatatatgtatatgtatctacgtatttaaatatatatgtgtatctatgtattttaatacatgaatacacatatgtatgtcatgtgtataatataatatatacatattatgtgtatataagaTTATACACTCACTTGATATGGTGCAAATAGGTGAATGCGTGAAACTTTATTCACATGTATGTGGTACACAGCAAGTTTGATATATTgatgggagaaaaaaaaaaaaagaaagaaaaagtacattgaaatatttttcttgaaaaaaattatcatcgaaaaagatagagaacaaaagtaattttttacattttttgtttgtttgttttttttttttttttgttttttaattttaaatattattgataatgtcctttgataatgttacacacaaataaaaatactgcTGCATGTTTTGTACATGTGAATTTAGTTTAATGATTCTAAGTGGTAAATTTATAAAGAGTAAATGCAAAATGTGTGTGTACGCGTGGATGTTAACTGAGTGTGAGATTATGTTGAAGAATCTTTGGgacatttgtttgttttcatttgtatataatacagTATGCTTTTGACACAGAATAGTGTGAAAATCTTGGAATGTTTTGAGATTGAAGTTGTCAGTTTAGACGTGGATGTATGgttaaattatatgaatttcCGAGTCATAAGTTCTTCAAGTaacattatatgtattataatctttatccTTTTGAAGAAACGTAGtataatatgttaattttCATATCAGTGATGATTCTTTATAACACCATTTAACTCCTGAGttagaagaaaattgaaaagaaaaaaaaaaaaaaaaaacaaaaaaaaaattaaatgctGTCTTAATCGTGATTATTTTCAAGTTAGGAATATTGGAAAACAATCAACAGTGCACCTAAACactttcaacaaaaaaaaaaaacaaaaaaaaaaaaagaaaataaaaaaaaaaataaaaaagaataaaaaaataaaaaaaaaaaaaaaagagaaaaaaaatgtaaagtgTGTTAAAAGCTGAAAGATGATTCATGATACGATAAACGTTTGCATGGCGTTAAATGTATGATTTCTGAAGTACAAGGAATATTGTAATGAGTATGATCTTGTGTGATAGTGTGCGTGagtgaacaaattttttatccaCATATGATGTACGACTATAGTACTTATCTATTTCACAGTTATTTCGTTGGTTTCTATATAGTACAatgattattttactttaataacaaaaaaaaaaaaaaaaaaaaaaaagagagaaaaagaaatagtattaTTTGCTACAGTTTGCAGAACattatagatttataaatGCTGTGGGGTTTCGTATACATTTAAAAAGTAGAGCATTTAAAAgctcctaaaaaaaaaaaaaaaaagaaaaaagaaaaaaaaagaaaaaaaaaaaaagaaaacattagcGATGTTAAGTATGATTTTAGTGTATCATCATGATATCCAGAAATGTATAAACATTATGAAACATCATATCCAGACTTACTCATTCAATATAAGTTTCATGATATCCATCACTGTAATAATGTGCATTATTTTGTTCATATATACAATGgtataatgttattgctaCAACATAATTTCGTTGAACTGgtcattataaattatgtgGAATGATACTATAAACTACGTTTTTTAAAGTTGCTGCGATGTGAgagtgcgtatgtgtgtgtgtcaatTTACAGATGAAATAGTATGTTATTGTCGAGGGCTGGTGTGTCTGGTTCCAGAATATTGATGGCTTAATGATGGCTCGTCAGTATGATACGAGCAAACACAATGAATGCTACCGACCTATTCCGGTTCATACGCCAAGTAGTCGACGGATACCTGTGGCAAAAACGTATGTGAATGTGAATTCATCAGATACAGGAAATATGCCGAGATATGAGTCGGAGTATGACTATAAAACAACGCATTATCCGTCGTATCCACCGAATTATCcctatgacgataataaatataaatatgaaggACAAAGTTATAATGCATATGAAAAACCTAATTATTCTACGTATGAGGATCCAGGATACGATAATAGAAACTATATGGTGTCTCATGCAACGACTCCCAATTCAACTTATCCTTCTGATGCAGAATATTCCAGATATCCAAATTATGAAGGTCGTGCGACATATTCTATTATGGAAACACCAGATTATTCAGAAAAAGGCAGATATAATTATGGATACGATAGAAGTTATTATGATGCAGATGGTAGATATGTTTCCGCTGATTGTAGATATCCTTCAGATGTTCGGTATTCAGAAGTAAGACACGCTGAAAGTAGAAGCGTTACTgaaaatagagaaacagaTTGTAGATATACAGTGGACAATCGTGATATAGATAGAAGGTATACTGTGGATGGTAGAGAATCTGATAGCAGATATCCAATTGAAAATAGAGAAGTTGACAGCAGATATGCAGTTGATGGCAGAGAAGTGGATAGTAGATTTGCAGATACTACAAGATAtccaacaaaagaaaattactacGATCGCTATTACAAGCATCGACCATCGAGGGATCACCATGTTTCGGATATGTCAAGATACTGATGAGTTTTGTTACTACCGTAAATACATAAGTCATGGTTCAATGGGAATATCAAGTCACagattgtaatataatttgtgactttttatttttttttatttttttttatttttttttattttattattattattattttttttttttttttcatcttgtaTAACGAAATCTTGTGTAAATATTCACTGTTTTGTCActgaatatatcaatattcTAATTGAGCTATAATTGTTGctaataagaaaacaaaaaacatatatatatacatacatatatatatatatacatatatatatctgtgtatgtatatatatattaggaatAGTATTGATAAtgctaatagtaataattaaaatataaagtaaacgaaattatgataacattcttcgatataattatccatttaattatttttctaggcaatatattttattctcctttattagtataaatatttatgtaattctATTGTTAGCATGAAATTTATGTGCTTTTGAAAAGAACTTATGTTTGACGTACTATGTTTTAGCAATGTAAATATCTTCAAATATAATGCTTGcttcttcaatatttttcaagtaTGATGTTATACCCATTGATACTATTGATTCGATTCAttgttatttacaaaaaatgtcatatgaaaacaaaagaagatatatttctagatatgtttgtatatctttagatattgtttttcttttaattttttttttcttctttttttaagtcaataatttttttttataaattgatcaaaaattaaataatattattttactaagtaaaattaattacaaaaaaaattctaatcgcAATAgcatttgaagaaaaagaaaaaaaaaactaaaaccaaaaaagaaggtgtatatgaaatattctcATTGATCTATGACCTTTGGTAAAAATagcagaaatattttttaatgagacTAGTAATGCTTTAGTCttcacaataatatttttattttgtcatatATGTGTTGATTCGTATTAAGATAATGTAACATAGCATGAGATTCAGcattttacataaaaagaaaaatatacagaCAAGATATTGTACAGATTTATGCATGAATTTACAAGGTAATAGtatcaaaataatgataaagtgcAGGGATCTAAATGTAAATCGAAAGGCAGTacctttttgaatttttaatgagATAAATATCtgttgtaaaatttatataaaacttgTTGTTGGTGCAGATTAATCGGTATTGATgcatcaatgaaaataatcataaaatattcggtgtgaataagtaaaaaagataaaaaaataaaaatgtttagcaaaaaagaaaaaaaaaagaaaataaagaaaagaaaaaaaataaataaataaaagtaaagtaaaagtaaaagtaaaagtaaaagtaaagtaaagaaaaaaaatgagactAATGAATAATACAATCGATTTGTTTTTTCAAAGTAAAATCTTTTGCGTGTCGCTTAttgatttttgatttatttagaGACTGTGAATAATGTGCACTGTACACAAGTTTTAGTGGATAAAATGTGAATATGTTGTATATGATTGACTGATTGTGCGTTTGTGCGTAGGAGGGAATGATTCAGCAAGTACCCTGCAAGGTATTCGTGGGACGCTGTACAGAAGACCTAACCGCAGACGATCTACGCGACTATTTCTCCAAATTTGGTGAAGTTACGGACGTGTTCATCCCAAAACCTTTTCGCGCATTTTCATTTGTTACTTTCCTAGACCCAGAAGTGGCTCAATCTCTCTGCGGAGAAGACCACATTATAAAAGGAGTTTCCGTTCATGTCTCTAATGCAGCCCCGAAATCAGACGgcattaataagaattttaataaccAAGTGAATTCAAACGTACGTGGTAGGGGAGCACCTGGACCGGTAGAAAACAATGTACAGGGAAACTATCAGGGAAACAGGTACATGGGCCATTCGGGTAATAACATGGGTCCAAACGGTTGGAACAATCCAGGCAATAGAGGTAATTTGGATATGCCTAATCTTCAGGCATTGGGCATTACCGGTCAGAATAATGGCGGAGGCGGCGGCGGTGGATTATCCAATCCATTGGCAATGGGAGGCTTAAATTTATCGGCATTACCAGTAAATCCTGCGTTAGTGGCGGCTGCATTGAATCAAGCATCCTGGGGACTAATCGGTAATCTTCAGAATCAGGGAAACGATCAAGGATATTCAAATCAACCAGGGCCCCCAGGTCAACCACCTTCAGGAAATAATAGTATTGGTAATAGCGGTAATTCTGGGTTTCTTAGTTGGATGAATCAAGGGGGAGGCGATGGTAATACGGGTAATCCTGGTACTGGTGGTCCTGGTCCAAATAATCCAAACGCCTCCCAGGGTGCTTGGCAAAATCATCCAGGTCAACGTGATCAAAAATCGAATACATTTCTCAAATACGATTAAACTCGGTCGGGACTCCGAGTTTATTCGTAGAAGGAGGGTCCGTTCCTTTAGTCCCGAAGTACTAATGTTGAAGAACAGCAAAGGTCAGGAAGTTTTAAGGGTACAAAGCAAACGATTTACAAAAAGAACCAAAGCTTTCAGTGACATTACGATAGAAAAGGACGGCTATATTGTATGATCGTGCGCCGTAATGTGGTCGGTTCATAATAGAGTGTGTCGGATGATACTTTCGAATCATTGCACGTCATTActtcaaaaacaaaacaaaacaaaaaaaaacaaaaaaaaaaaaaacaaaacaaaacaaaaaaaaaagaaaaaaagaaaagaaaaaaaaaagtaaaagatataCTATgaccctctcactctcttactGGCTTGAGAAATTAGCACAATAGCTTTCACGAATGATACGGCCTGCATGTCTCTTACGGATAGCTTTGATCATCTAAACGTGCAAATATGTGTGGTCTTCTATACGCGTGTGATCTAACTGAGCTGAGTAAAGTGCAttggagaaagatagatgatTGTGAAACTTTTGTAATGAGAGATAGATGAGATTATGTAGTGTTTAACGTATATGTGTCTGAGGTAACATAATGATTGATGCAGAGtgtttaatgtaaaaatatgaaGTAAGTTAGTGGaacttaataatataattatattttaatttaccaATAATAGTTCATTGAGTGATTATATAGGAGTTATATAGCTTAATGAAGTAATAGGTTGCTGATGAATAAGTTGTATCCTCACATtgataatttacatatttttcttgtacAAATAACAGAAATAGTTAATTGATTTCAAATAGccatttcaaattttcattctatcaaatattttataatgttgcagcattatatacagatatatacatatttatatatatatgtatctatgtatgtatatatatatgtatctatgtgtacatagatatatatatatatatcaaatcgGTCACATAATGTGAGCTGcacgtttattaataatcaaatatattaagTTCCGATGATTTCTTAATTCCATTAAACGTTATGAATGCTTGAATACGCTGCATATAGATTAAATATCTTTgt
It encodes the following:
- the LOC124431274 gene encoding uncharacterized protein LOC124431274 isoform X2, with product MTSYIQVAEDEGEEPIELPTEDDSTLLLTTLSAQFPGTCGLKYRNPESRTMRGVRLVEGRLHPPENGWGKAIYFCVFPKENKRKSDDNLENSTAKTKRMETKLRCTDLIVLGLPWKTTEQNLREYFEAFGEVLMAQVKKDAKSGQSKGFGFIRFGSYESQLRCLAQRHMIDGRWCDVKVPNSKNIDGLMMARQYDTSKHNECYRPIPVHTPSSRRIPVAKTYVNVNSSDTGNMPRYESEYDYKTTHYPSYPPNYPYDDNKYKYEGQSYNAYEKPNYSTYEDPGYDNRNYMVSHATTPNSTYPSDAEYSRYPNYEGRATYSIMETPDYSEKGRYNYGYDRSYYDADGRYVSADCRYPSDVRYSEVRHAESRSVTENRETDCRYTVDNRDIDRRYTVDGRESDSRYPIENREVDSRYAVDGREVDSRFADTTRYPTKENYYDRYYKHRPSRDHHVSDMSRY
- the LOC124431274 gene encoding TAR DNA-binding protein 43-like isoform X3, giving the protein MTSYIQVAEDEGEEPIELPTEDDSTLLLTTLSAQFPGTCGLKYRNPESRTMRGVRLVEGRLHPPENGWGKAIYFCVFPKAKTKRMETKLRCTDLIVLGLPWKTTEQNLREYFEAFGEVLMAQVKKDAKSGQSKGFGFIRFGSYESQLRCLAQRHMIDGRWCDVKVPNSKEGMIQQVPCKVFVGRCTEDLTADDLRDYFSKFGEVTDVFIPKPFRAFSFVTFLDPEVAQSLCGEDHIIKGVSVHVSNAAPKSDGINKNFNNQVNSNVRGRGAPGPVENNVQGNYQGNRYMGHSGNNMGPNGWNNPGNRGNLDMPNLQALGITGQNNGGGGGGGLSNPLAMGGLNLSALPVNPALVAAALNQASWGLIGNLQNQGNDQGYSNQPGPPGQPPSGNNSIGNSGNSGFLSWMNQGGGDGNTGNPGTGGPGPNNPNASQGAWQNHPGQRDQKSNTFLKYD
- the LOC124431274 gene encoding TAR DNA-binding protein 43-like isoform X1, producing the protein MTSYIQVAEDEGEEPIELPTEDDSTLLLTTLSAQFPGTCGLKYRNPESRTMRGVRLVEGRLHPPENGWGKAIYFCVFPKENKRKSDDNLENSTAKTKRMETKLRCTDLIVLGLPWKTTEQNLREYFEAFGEVLMAQVKKDAKSGQSKGFGFIRFGSYESQLRCLAQRHMIDGRWCDVKVPNSKEGMIQQVPCKVFVGRCTEDLTADDLRDYFSKFGEVTDVFIPKPFRAFSFVTFLDPEVAQSLCGEDHIIKGVSVHVSNAAPKSDGINKNFNNQVNSNVRGRGAPGPVENNVQGNYQGNRYMGHSGNNMGPNGWNNPGNRGNLDMPNLQALGITGQNNGGGGGGGLSNPLAMGGLNLSALPVNPALVAAALNQASWGLIGNLQNQGNDQGYSNQPGPPGQPPSGNNSIGNSGNSGFLSWMNQGGGDGNTGNPGTGGPGPNNPNASQGAWQNHPGQRDQKSNTFLKYD
- the LOC124431274 gene encoding TAR DNA-binding protein 43-like isoform X4 yields the protein MRLLTKHSNRKLTDRTKTKRMETKLRCTDLIVLGLPWKTTEQNLREYFEAFGEVLMAQVKKDAKSGQSKGFGFIRFGSYESQLRCLAQRHMIDGRWCDVKVPNSKEGMIQQVPCKVFVGRCTEDLTADDLRDYFSKFGEVTDVFIPKPFRAFSFVTFLDPEVAQSLCGEDHIIKGVSVHVSNAAPKSDGINKNFNNQVNSNVRGRGAPGPVENNVQGNYQGNRYMGHSGNNMGPNGWNNPGNRGNLDMPNLQALGITGQNNGGGGGGGLSNPLAMGGLNLSALPVNPALVAAALNQASWGLIGNLQNQGNDQGYSNQPGPPGQPPSGNNSIGNSGNSGFLSWMNQGGGDGNTGNPGTGGPGPNNPNASQGAWQNHPGQRDQKSNTFLKYD